Below is a genomic region from Miniphocaeibacter halophilus.
TATTACCTTATGTAGTAACATTATTATTATTGGTTTTCTTCTCAAAACACAATAGAGCACCTGCTGCCTTAGGTGAAATTTACGATAAAGGAAAAAGATAATGAATACACGTTTTTACAATGGAAAAATTCTTACAATGAAAAACAATATGGAAGTTTTAGAGCAAGAACTTTGGGTTGTAGGAAATAAAATTGAATATATAGGAGATAAAAAAGAAAGCAATATAAAATGGAATAGGGAAATAGACTTAAAAGGTAATTTAATATTACCGGGTTTTAAAAATGCCCATACCCATTCAGCAATGACTTTCTTAAGGTCAAGAGCTGACGATTTACCTTTACAAGAATGGCTAAATAACCAGGTATTTCCTAGAGAAGCTCAATTATTACCGGAAGATATTTATTGGTTGTCCAGACTTGCCATATTAGAGTATTTGTCTAGTGGAATAACATCTAACTTTGACATGTATTTTCATCCAAGGGAAATAGCAAAGGCAAGTTATGACAGTGGATTTAGAACGGTAATAGTCGGTGCCTTAAATGATTTTACTCAAAGTATAGAGGAAATAGAAGAGTATTACTTAGAATTAAATAATAATGAAAAATACGATGATCTTATATCCTATAAACTTGGATTTCATGCAGAATATACAACAAGTAAAAATCTCTTAAAAGGTATAGTAGAATTATCTGAAAAATACAAGGCTCCTGTTTGGACACATAACTCCGAGACTTTAAGGGAGGTAAATGATTGTATTAATAGAAATGGAATGACTCCAACGGCGTATTTAGATTCATTAGGCATATATGACAATGGTGGAGGAGGTTACCATTGTGTATATTTAAATGAAGAAGATAAAAAAATATTTAAAGAAAAAAACTTAACAATTGTAACAAATCCTTCTTCTAATATAAAATTGGCCAGCGGTATAGCTAGAATAGATAAATTTTTAGAAATGGGAATTCCAATAGCAATTGGAACAGATGGACCTGCATCTAATAATGCATTGGATATGTTTAGAGAAATGTTTTTAGTGTCAGGATTAACAAAAGTTAAAACACAAGATGCTTCAGTTGTTGATGGAAATGATGTATTAAAAATGGCAACTACAGTAGGTGCCTTAGCAATGGGACTAAATAATTGTGATGTATTAGAAAAAGGAAAAGTTGCAGATTTAATAGTTATTGATTTAAATAGGCCTAATATGCAACCATTAAATAATGTAAGTAAAAATATTGTTTATAGCGGTAGCAAAGAAAACATTAAAATGACCATGATAAATGGTGAAATTCTCTATGAAAATGGTGAATTTAATGTTGGAATAGAAGTAGAAAAAATTTATGAAAAGGCAAATGAAATAACTAAAAGAATAAGGTAAATATTATAACCCTTAAATTCTTACTGGGATTTAGGGGTTAAATACATAAATCAATTCTTTTCTATATAAGAAATTAATGGAAAATATAAAACAATTAAGAAAAGTATTGTTTAAATTTGATTTCTAGGGTATAATATACATAGCAAAAGAGATATTTGCTAAAGATTTTAAATCTGAACCAACTAAAATTGATTTGTTTTAAAAAATTTTAGTTGAGGGAATGATAAAGAAGGACAGTTGATCTATTTAATATAGTATAGTCCAATGTAAATTATTTAATTTAATTATTGAAAACTAAGAAATAACAATTGAATATAAAGTAATTTGATTTTTAAAAAATTAAAGAACCGAGTTAAAAAGTTTTAACATTAGTAGTACCGAAAAAATATAAATAGAAGGGTATGATAGACTAGGTGATAGAACCAAAAATGAACTGTTGGTTCAGATTTGAAATCAAACAATAGGGGTAGATTATTAAAGATTATAATAATACTACTCCTATTTTATTTTGTTAAGAAATATTTTTGTTTTTAATATATTAATAAGGAGAAGTATGTGAAAGAAGCTAAATTTTATTTTAAAAATAGTAATGCACCAAAACCTAAAAAAATAGGAATAGGTTCTGTAGTAATAATTAAATACAATGATAGATATTTAATGGAATGTAGGAAAGATAGTAATTTATGGAGTTTTATTGGAGGAAATTTAGAAATTGATGAGACTTTTATAAATTGTGCCATTAGAGAAACTTACGAAGAAACAGGATTAAAAATCAAGGAAGAAAATTTGGAATTTTTTAAGATTTATTATGAACCTTCCAGAATAGCAGAATTTCCAGATGGAAATATTGTTAGGATTTTAGGTGTTGTATATATTTTAGTTTTAAAAGAAATTCCTGAACTTAGGGTTAGTAAAGAATCATATAAATTAGAATTTTTTTCAAAAGATGATCTAAGATTATTAAATATTGCAAAAACTATGGATCCGATATTAAATGATATTTTAATTAAAAAAATTTAAAAAAGATGTTTAGAAAAAAATAAATGGGTATAAATATAATAAGATAAATATATTGTTTTTATTTATCTTAGGTGATTCTATCGGATCAACTAAATTTTATTTTAGAGTAGTTAGGAGAAACGGATGTAGTGTTTCTTTTTGGTACTGTATTTAAAATTTACAGCTAATAGTAAAGTATTTAGAAAACGATTTTCAAGTTTAAAAATGTCGAGAATTTACAAAGTTATTTAATAATTATATTAGAGGGTTAGTAGAATAATAAGACATAATATTTCAAAAGGTTAAAATGGTTAATTGGTTTTAACTTAGAATAGTGAATATGGTTTATTAGAGGAAATTAACTAATCTGTAAAGTAAATTCTAATTTAGCGACAAATATTTAATTATTGTAATTTAATACAAGAGTAAGACTATGATTTGTAATTTGTTTCAGATTGGTAGAATTGAAAGGATTGTATTAAATACAAGTAGCAAGATAATATTTATATAAGTAGATTTAGTAAATTAGAATAATAGACTAGATAAAGAGTATAAATATTAAATGCTAATTAAATATTAAAGAAAGGAACTGATAAATGGTGATGGAACCTAAAATAGAATGTTGGTCCGAAATAGAATCAAGTAAATAGGGGTAGATTTCTTAATAGATTATTAGAAATTTGCCCCTATTTTATTTTGAAAAAAATATACTTATTAACATTAAAAAGAAGGGAAGTTGTAAATTATGAATTATACTTTAGGATCTTTATTTGAAATACTAAAATATATACTATTTATTTTAGGTATTATTCTACAATTTGTTGCAGCAAGTTGGGTACAAAAGGATATTAGAACAAAAGATCCCACAGAGAGAATTATGTGGTTTTTAGGGGTCTTTATGGCGCCTTTTATGGCAGGACTTTTAGTGTACTTAGTAGTAAAATCAAAAAGAACAGAAAAGTTGGCAAGCAGTGAACTGGAAGTAGTTCCAAAGAAAAGTGGAATTTCAAATATTGTTGTTATATTCACTACTATAATATTAATAGTAAGTCTTATTTATGTAGCAACCTTATCCTATAGCAGTTATAAAATGTATGAAGAAATGGAAAGTTATAATGTAGAAATGCCGATGTTTGAAGAAATGGAATAAAGGACCTTATACAAGGTCCTTTTAAATTTATTCTTTAAAAATTCTTGAGGCACTATGAAAAACTGGTCCTACAAATTTATTAAATTTAAAGCCATGTTTAATAGCTGCTGTTACAAAATTTTTAGCCTCAATAATGGATTCTTTAGGAGATAGTCCTATTGCAAGTCCTGAAGTTACTGCAGCCGCAAAAGTACAACCTGCTCCATGGGAATAACTTGGAGTTATTTTTTTTGCCTTTAATATAGCATAGCTGTTGCCATCGTAATAAACGTCTATGGCCAAATTGCTATCAACTGCTTTTCCTCCTTTAATTATTACATGTTGAGCTCCTAAGTCATAAATAATTTTAGCTGCTTTTTTTATTTCGTCAATATCATGTAATTTACCTAGTCCGGAAAAAATTCCTGCTTCAATTAAATTTGGAGTAACCACTGTGGCTATTGGAATTAATTCTTTTTTTATTGCTTCGGCAGTTTCTGGATTTAATAAATCATCTTCTCCTTTACATGCTAAAACAGGGTCAATAACTATATTTTTCAAATTATATTCCAAAATCGTTTCCTTTATTAAGTTTACTATTTCTACAGAACCGATCATACCTGTTTTCATAGCAGAAATTTGCTCATCACCTGCTAAGGCAGTTTCTAATTGTTCCTTTACAAGTTCTACCGGTAAAGTTGTAACATTGTGTTTCCATTCATTTTTAGGATCCATAGTAGCTATTGTTGTTACAACTGCCATTCCATATGTTCCATATTCGGTAAATGTTTTTAAATCAGCTTCTATACCAGCTCCTCCACTGGCATCACTACCTGCAATTGTCAATGTTTTGGCTATTTTTTTCAAAATATCATCTCCTTATGATAGCTTTAAATATATTATATCATAGAAAAATTCGTGTAATTAATTTGAATAATAAAAAATACTTTAGTAACTTATTTTTAACTAATTAATTACATTAAAATGATATAATATAATCTAAGTGGATTAAGTATAATTTTTTTAGAAAAAAACCAGTTAATAAAAAGACAAAAAGTTATAATAAATTTTCAATTATAACAGGAGGTAATTATGAAAAAAATAATCAACAATCCGGAAAATGTTTTAGAGGAAATGTTAGAAGGAATGCTAAAAGCAAATCCCAATACTTTAAAAAGAATAGAGGGAACTGATGTTATAATCAATATAAATTCTCCTATTAAAAACAAGGTTGCTTTAGTTTCTGGAGGAGGAAGTGGTCACGAGCCGGCTCATGCAGGATTTGTAGGAGAAGGTATGTTAGATGGAGCTGTTTGTGGTTCGGTATTTACTTCACCTACACCAGATCAGGTTTTTGAAGCTATAAAAGCTGTTGATTCCGGAAAGGGAACTTTGTTAATTGTAAAAAACTATACTGGTGATGTAATGAATTTTGAAATGGCTAAGGATTTGGCGGATATGGAAGGAATAGAAGTAGACTATGTTATAGTAAATGATGATGTGGCCGTTGAAGACAGTACTTTTACAGCAGGTAGAAGAGGTATAGCAGGAACCGTATTTGTACATAAAATCGCCGGAGCAAAAGCTTCAAAGGGAGCAGAATTAAGTGAAGTAAAGGCAGTAGCAGAAAAAGTTATAAATAACACCAGAAGTATGGGAATGGCCTTGTCACCTTGTATTGTACCAGCCGTGGGAAAACCAAATTTTATTCTAGCTGAAGATGAAATGGAAATAGGTATAGGAATTCATGGAGAACCGGGAATTAGTAGAGAAAAAATAAAAACAGCAGATGAAATAGTAAAGGAACTTTTAGACAATATTTTGAAGGATATTGATTATTCCAATTCTGAAGTTGCGGTTATGGTTAATGGTATGGGTTCAACTCCATTAATGGAACTATATATTGCAAATAATGCTGTATATGATATTTTAGAAAATAAAGGAATAAAAATTTATAAGACTTTTGTAGGTGAATATATGACATCATTGGAAATGTCCGGTTTTTCAATTACATTATTAAAATTAGATGATGAGTTGAAAGAACTTTTAGATTATGAGACAAAAGCACCTTTTTTTAAGTAGGAGTAGTTATGAAAGTAGATAATGTAAAAAAGATAATAATAAATATTGGTAATATTATGGAAGAGAATAAATCCTTTCTTTCGGAGTTAGATGCTGCCATAGGTGATGGTGACCATGGTCATAATATGGCTAAGGGATTTAATTTTGTTATAGAGGATTTTAACAATAATGATTATGATGATTTAGGTTTGTTGTTTAAGAAAGTAGCAATGCTTTTAATATCAAATGTTGGTGGAGCTTCAGGACCGTTATATGGTACTGCTTTTATGGAAATAAGTAAAGAATTTAGTGGTAGGGATGAATTAAATATTTCTGATTTGGAAAAAATACTAGAGCTTTCTTTAAAGGGAATCAAGTTAAGGGGAAAGGCTGAACTAGATGATAAGACCATAATAGATGCACTACAACCTGCATACTTATCAGTTAAAAAAGATTTGGAAAATAATGAATCTGAAAATCAAGTATTGGAAAACATGGTAATGGCAGCAGAAAAAGGCGTTGAACATACTAAGGAAATTATAGCTAAAAAAGGTAGAGCTAGTTATCTTGGAGAAAGAAGTATTGGTCATCAAGATCCTGGTGCAACTTCAACTTATTTAATTTTAAAAACAATAAAAGATAATATTATTTAGGTGGTAATATGGTAGGAATTGTTGCAATATCCCATAGTGGAAAATTAGCGGAAGGGATTTTAGAAATAACAGAACAAATGGCTAAAAATGCACCTGTTATTGCAGTTGGCGGTACAAATGACGGAAGAATAGGTACCGATATTAATAGAATTTTAAATGCTATTAATGAAGTTTATTCAGAAGATGGTGTGTTAATTTTTTATGATTTAGGTTCTGCTATGATGAATGCCGAAATGGCTGTAGAATTTTTAGATGAGGATAAAAAAAGTAACATAGAAATTGTTGACGCTGCTTTTGTTGAGGGAGTAATTTCAGCAGCGGTATATTCTAATATAAATATGGATAAGGAATTTATTTTAGATGAAATGAAAAAAATTAAAATAAATAAAAGAGATTAAAACATTAAAATATGCTATAAATAAACCAATTTTAGCATATTTTAATAATTATAAACAGAAAAGGAAAAGTATATGAATATTATTAAAACTGAAGGACTAACAAAGTATTATGGCAGGTCCAGAGGAATCGATAATTTAGATTTAGAGGTAAAAAAAGGAGATGTCTTTGGTTTTATTGGACCAAATGGTTCAGGGAAAAGCACTACTATAAGATTACTCTTAGGTTTAATTTCTTCCAGTAAGGGCAAGGGAGAAATATTTGCTGAAGACATTAAAAAATATAGGTATGAGAACTTAAAGGATATTGGTTATATTCCATCTGAAACAATGTTTTATAAGGGAATGAAAGTTAAGGATGTAATTTCTTTTTCATCTAAATTATATAATAGAAGCACTGAAACAGAAGCTAGGAAGTTATGTGAAAGATTTAATTTAGACTCTAATAAAAAAGTTGAAGAACTATCTTTAGGTAATAGAAAAAAAGTTAGTATTGTCTGTGCCTTTCAACATAAACCAAGTTTATATATTCTTGATGAACCAACGAGTGGTTTGGACCCATTAATGCAAAAAGAGTTTTTTGAACTAATTAAAGAAAGAAATAGAGAAGGAGCAACGGTGTTTTTATCATCTCATGTTCTTTCGGAAATACAACTATATTGTAATAGGGCTGGAATAATACGTGAGGGAAAACTAATAGCTTGCGATACTGTAGCTAATTTGTCTAATACACAAGCTAAGAGAGTGAATTTATTTGGTATAAAAGATATTGAATATATTGATGGTATAGCAGATATCCATAGAAATGATAGAGGAATTAACTTTTTATATAGTGGAAACATAAACACATTAATTAAAAGCTTAACCGATTTAAATTTAGAGGACATAACTATAACAGAACCTTCATTAGATGAAATATTTTTACATTATTATAATGGAGGCGATGAAAGACAATGATTATATTAAAACATGAACTTAAATTATCAAGATTTTCACTTTTTATATGGACGTCAATATTAACAGTCTTAATGGTAATAATTATGTTAATATACCCTGAAATGAAAAAAGATATGGACGGAATTAATAATCTTTTTGAGAATATGGGAAGTTTTAGTTCTGCCTTTGGAATGGACCAGATAAATATAGGAACTGCTATGGGGTATTATGGTATTGAAGCAGAAAATGTTATAGGAATAGCAGGTGGTTTTTTTGCTGCGCTATTGGGAATTAGTATTTTGTCTAAGGAAGAGAAAGATAGAACAGCTGAATTTTTATTATCCCATCCTATAAGTAGAAGTAAAATAGTATATGAAAAGTTTTTATCGGTAATAATTCAAATTTTAATTCTAAATATTGTAATAACCTTATTTTCTGCAATATCATTTTTTATTATTGATGAAAAACTAAAATTAAAGGAGTTTTTATTATTACATATTGCTTTTTTGATAATGCAAATTGAAATTGGCTCAATTTGTTTTGGATTATCGGCATTTTTTAGGAAAAGTGGCCTGGGAGTAGGTATAGGATTAACAGCTATTTTATATTTTTGTAACATAATTAAAAATATTACAACAAGTGCAGATTTTCTAAAATATATTACACCATATGGATATACGGAAGTTTCTTATATATTAACCGAGGGCAAATTAGATTTAAAGCTAATAGGCTTAGGGTTATTATACGCCTTAGTATTTGTAATATTCGGCTTTATAAAATATATAAAAAAAGATATTTATGTATAAACAAGTTTTGATATTACAAATATAGTTAAAGTATTATTACTATGATATAATTAATTGATAAATATGGACTAATAAATATAATATAAAGTTAATTAAGGGGATGGTTCATAAGTAACTTGTCCTCTTAATTTTTTGAGGAAATTTATGGAAATTTTAAATGAGAAAGAATTTGAATATTGTTTAAGCGAAATAGAAGATAATTTTAAATTAGAAAATACTTCAATAGATGAAATAAAAAGAAGCGATAATTTAATAGACAAATATAAATTATTAAGAAAATATTTAAAGAATTTAGATAAGACAGAAATATATGAAATTAAAGAAAAAATTAACAGGTTTTTATTTATTAACGAAGAAAGAGAATGGCAAAAACAAGGAATTAGTCTTGGACTTAATAGAATGAACAAACTTTTGAAATTGTTAGATAATCCTGAGGATTACTTAAAAGTAATCCATGTAGGAGGAACAAATGGAAAAGGTTCTACAAGTGCTTATTTACAGTCTATTTTAAAAGAAAGTGGTTTAAAAGTAGGTTTGTTTACAAGTCCTTCAGTTATTTCCAACAACGATGGTATTAGAATAAATGATGATTTTATTAG
It encodes:
- a CDS encoding amidohydrolase — its product is MNTRFYNGKILTMKNNMEVLEQELWVVGNKIEYIGDKKESNIKWNREIDLKGNLILPGFKNAHTHSAMTFLRSRADDLPLQEWLNNQVFPREAQLLPEDIYWLSRLAILEYLSSGITSNFDMYFHPREIAKASYDSGFRTVIVGALNDFTQSIEEIEEYYLELNNNEKYDDLISYKLGFHAEYTTSKNLLKGIVELSEKYKAPVWTHNSETLREVNDCINRNGMTPTAYLDSLGIYDNGGGGYHCVYLNEEDKKIFKEKNLTIVTNPSSNIKLASGIARIDKFLEMGIPIAIGTDGPASNNALDMFREMFLVSGLTKVKTQDASVVDGNDVLKMATTVGALAMGLNNCDVLEKGKVADLIVIDLNRPNMQPLNNVSKNIVYSGSKENIKMTMINGEILYENGEFNVGIEVEKIYEKANEITKRIR
- a CDS encoding NUDIX domain-containing protein produces the protein MKEAKFYFKNSNAPKPKKIGIGSVVIIKYNDRYLMECRKDSNLWSFIGGNLEIDETFINCAIRETYEETGLKIKEENLEFFKIYYEPSRIAEFPDGNIVRILGVVYILVLKEIPELRVSKESYKLEFFSKDDLRLLNIAKTMDPILNDILIKKI
- the thiD gene encoding bifunctional hydroxymethylpyrimidine kinase/phosphomethylpyrimidine kinase → MKKIAKTLTIAGSDASGGAGIEADLKTFTEYGTYGMAVVTTIATMDPKNEWKHNVTTLPVELVKEQLETALAGDEQISAMKTGMIGSVEIVNLIKETILEYNLKNIVIDPVLACKGEDDLLNPETAEAIKKELIPIATVVTPNLIEAGIFSGLGKLHDIDEIKKAAKIIYDLGAQHVIIKGGKAVDSNLAIDVYYDGNSYAILKAKKITPSYSHGAGCTFAAAVTSGLAIGLSPKESIIEAKNFVTAAIKHGFKFNKFVGPVFHSASRIFKE
- the dhaK gene encoding dihydroxyacetone kinase subunit DhaK, whose protein sequence is MKKIINNPENVLEEMLEGMLKANPNTLKRIEGTDVIININSPIKNKVALVSGGGSGHEPAHAGFVGEGMLDGAVCGSVFTSPTPDQVFEAIKAVDSGKGTLLIVKNYTGDVMNFEMAKDLADMEGIEVDYVIVNDDVAVEDSTFTAGRRGIAGTVFVHKIAGAKASKGAELSEVKAVAEKVINNTRSMGMALSPCIVPAVGKPNFILAEDEMEIGIGIHGEPGISREKIKTADEIVKELLDNILKDIDYSNSEVAVMVNGMGSTPLMELYIANNAVYDILENKGIKIYKTFVGEYMTSLEMSGFSITLLKLDDELKELLDYETKAPFFK
- the dhaL gene encoding dihydroxyacetone kinase subunit DhaL encodes the protein MKVDNVKKIIINIGNIMEENKSFLSELDAAIGDGDHGHNMAKGFNFVIEDFNNNDYDDLGLLFKKVAMLLISNVGGASGPLYGTAFMEISKEFSGRDELNISDLEKILELSLKGIKLRGKAELDDKTIIDALQPAYLSVKKDLENNESENQVLENMVMAAEKGVEHTKEIIAKKGRASYLGERSIGHQDPGATSTYLILKTIKDNII
- the dhaM gene encoding dihydroxyacetone kinase phosphoryl donor subunit DhaM, whose protein sequence is MVGIVAISHSGKLAEGILEITEQMAKNAPVIAVGGTNDGRIGTDINRILNAINEVYSEDGVLIFYDLGSAMMNAEMAVEFLDEDKKSNIEIVDAAFVEGVISAAVYSNINMDKEFILDEMKKIKINKRD
- a CDS encoding ABC transporter ATP-binding protein, translated to MNIIKTEGLTKYYGRSRGIDNLDLEVKKGDVFGFIGPNGSGKSTTIRLLLGLISSSKGKGEIFAEDIKKYRYENLKDIGYIPSETMFYKGMKVKDVISFSSKLYNRSTETEARKLCERFNLDSNKKVEELSLGNRKKVSIVCAFQHKPSLYILDEPTSGLDPLMQKEFFELIKERNREGATVFLSSHVLSEIQLYCNRAGIIREGKLIACDTVANLSNTQAKRVNLFGIKDIEYIDGIADIHRNDRGINFLYSGNINTLIKSLTDLNLEDITITEPSLDEIFLHYYNGGDERQ
- a CDS encoding ABC transporter permease subunit, whose protein sequence is MIILKHELKLSRFSLFIWTSILTVLMVIIMLIYPEMKKDMDGINNLFENMGSFSSAFGMDQINIGTAMGYYGIEAENVIGIAGGFFAALLGISILSKEEKDRTAEFLLSHPISRSKIVYEKFLSVIIQILILNIVITLFSAISFFIIDEKLKLKEFLLLHIAFLIMQIEIGSICFGLSAFFRKSGLGVGIGLTAILYFCNIIKNITTSADFLKYITPYGYTEVSYILTEGKLDLKLIGLGLLYALVFVIFGFIKYIKKDIYV